GATGTTGAAAGGTAGAAACAAATTTAAAGACGTGCTTTAAGGCGAGAGATGCAAGTGTACAGAAATGAAAATATCTACACAATTGAGAGTGAAATATGTAATTCTCTTTTTATGAGGTACTAAAATGAAAACGTCTAAACAGTTGAGAGGGGTAAActgtaattctttttatttacgTTAATTCCTGGACAAGAAAAGAGCACGCACGTGGTTTATATGACTCAgcacacaaaacaaaaaaaatttcgtttCCTTTTTTTCTGGATCATTCCCTTAAATTTTAACCCCTTATTTTTCTCCGATCTCATCACCCCAACCGGTTTTTACACGATCCTCTCTTTTAAATTCAAAttctttttaaaaatttaaaaaaaaaatggtgctaattttttatttacagAGATGACAGTGACGAGATGGAATTGATTTCTGAGACTTgttgaagagaagaagaagaagaagaagaagaagccctAACATTCTCCCAATCACAGGAGCCAGTCTAGTTCGGTCCAGAACCTTCTAGGATATCACCGATCCCAGCCTCACGCGCCGCCGTGATGGTGGTGAACGAGCGACCTCAGAAGCGGATGAAGCGGCGGATTACGGCGGATCTCAACGACTTCTTCACCTTCCCCTCGTCCTCGTCGCCGCCGGCCGCCACCGGCCCCTTCAGGACCGCCGTCAGGGATTTTCTTTCTAACCATGCGCTGGTTCCTCCGCCGTCGTCCCTCTTCCCTCACCTCATGACGTGGCAGATCCTCTTCAGGGTCGGCGATGCGGATCAGCTCCCGACCACTGCAGCGACGGACGGTCCGGATTCGTTCCCTCCGCCCGTCGTGTGTCTCGATATCGTCGAGGAGGACGTCGCCAGATCTCGAAACGTCTATTGTGATCAGTGCCGAGTTGTCGGTGAGTTGACTCACCGAGTCCTTTGCCTCTGAGttgttaactttttttttttttaaatttttattttattaatcatAATATAGCATTACTAAATCTAAATGTATGATATGATAATCTATTTGTTGCTAAATGTTGATCATCAACCTGTAAATTGCtggttaaaaagagaaaaaaaaagattaggtAATTGTCAATTAATCGGCGATTGTGGGTCCCGGTGATGTTGAGTGGTTGTCCTCTTGTGATGGTGGTTGTACGGCAGGGCAATTTTAGCTGTGGAATGCACCAAGTTGGGGTGTGTGGTGCTTACACACAGGTCATGACAATGAGTCCATGACAACAACTGATAGCTGTTGTTGCTTTGACAGCTAGCTATTCCATCAGTGGAATCTGCCCTGTTGAGTTAGAAACTTTTGCTTTAAGTTAATATTTAAGGCTTAATACAGTTGAATTATGACGTGTGTTCTTCGTAATTTGATTTGATATTTATCAATTAGGATGTAGTGGGACTGAGGACTTGAATGTAATTGGGCGTCACCGCAGGGGTTTTATGTTCTGGTCACGATAAAGAAGTCATGACTGATGACCATTACAGTCTCAAAAGGTCATGCTCTGGACATTAAAGAGAGCTTCTTGCCAGACCATTTTATAGACCAAAGTAGGGAATTGATTCAATGAACTTGGTTTATGTTTAGGCATCATGGACACTCTAGGTTGTAATCATCTGTTTGTAAGAATATAACTACTTGTATGAGTTGTTTTTATCAAACTTTCTCAAACTGTACAAACCACCAATAGTCGGTCAGGTGAGTTCTGACATTTTATTTCTTCTCAAACGTTTAGGATGGAGTGGTCATCCAGTTTGCGGGAAACGTTATCATTTTATTATTAAGGCTGATGGTAATTCCATTGGTGGGTATCACAAGCCTTGTATGTGCTGTGGAGATGTTGTGCATATCTACGAATCCAAGTGAGgacttgaaatttttttctcCATAAATGCCTTTATTTCTGATAATCTAATTTAGTTATTTTAAGCATGGTTTATTTGATTTATGTTGGCTTCTGTCGTATAGATACTGATTCTAGTACTAATGCCAAGCAGATGACATACATATATGATACATATTTATTAAATGATTTAAGCATGTTCTTATTTCACCAATATCATATGGTTGGttattgttttatatatatatatatatatgtatttatatatagatcCCTATTTCTTTTGTCTTCTCATAGAACATATTGCTCTTATAGACACCTTGCATATCTGATACCTCCAAGCTTTGATATACGAGATCAACTTGTTTCTGTATATTGCTAATTGCCATTAAGTTTGGTATATATGTGATGGTGGTTGCTCAAACAAGCCAATTCTATGTAGAGGTTTCTAAAAATAATGGATAACTCATAAAATCATATGAAATTATATAATAAATCCAATGCAAGCACCGAGTATTTTTAAAGAGAAATGCAGACAGAATTAAAACTATTAAACTAAGATGTTTTTTCTTGTACAGCTAGGTGCATCAGTTTACTAAATGTACTAAGAGATATTATCCATTCTTCTACTGCTGTTAATTCGGTTGAGTGATCTTTGATTTCTTATGTTGTGGAATTGTGTCTTGGTTTCAGGTGCAAATCTTGCAACCTTGATGCTAGTACAGATGATGTTGAAGATTGGGTGTACAACCAATTAGAGAACACAACCCATCTTCTGCATGGAGTGGTCCATTCAAATGGTTTTGGACACCTTCTTAGGGTCAATGGAAGGGAAGGTGGCTCGAGGATGCTTTCTGGATGTCATATCATGGACTTTTGGGACCGGCTCTGTAAAGTGCTTGGAGTGAGGTTTGGTTTCTTTcctttatctattttttttaattttatttttatagtttttatGAGTATTCTTTTGCTTTAGTAGCTGGGCTAGATAATTGGGGGTTTGATGATGTACTCTATTAGGAGTTAAACGTGAAGCCTCTATCCTAATCGTGAGAGATAAATACCACATGCTACATGGGCTAGTTTGGTTAGGGTCTTTACTTGTACAAATTCCGTCCTTACACTTTTTTGTTGTACATAAAACAAAATTTTTATGATGTATGCCTTCATTTAATATGCTTTGCTTTCACTcaaaatttgtgtttttattttgttcacTATCTTTGTTTGTAATGATTGTTTATCGGTTGCCTAGTTTGTTTTATAATTGCCAATCTTCCATTACAATAAACTCCAATTTGTCATTTTCCACACATGAACAGAATGGTCAGTGTGATGGATGTGTCAAAGAAGTATGGGCTGGAATATCGGCTACTTCATGCAATTATCAAAGGACATCCCTGGTATGGTGACTGGGGTTATGAATTTGCTACTGGTAGTTTTGCTCTCACTCTTGATGCCTATAATTTGGCTGTTGAAAAACTCTCTACTCTACCCCTGTCCACCTTTCTTGCTCAACGTCGATTTCCATCTTGCATCCGTGACATCATCTTGCGATACCAGTCCCTATCAGAACGTGAGCTTTTGAATATAAGAGATCTCTTTGGTTTCTTGATTAAATTGCTCCATGATGCTCCCAAGTGTTCTTCAAGGGTTGATGATGCCATGAGCAAGAAGCGACGTGCTTCCGGAGTTTTGTATTCATGGACCAAGAGTGATGTTGAATGTGTAGAAGAGGCCATGGTCAAGGTGCTGCGTGCAGTTACTGGGTCAAATTGGGTAAATCAGCGTAATCTTAGGAAAGCCATATACAAGGGGCAACCATCTGATCTCCTGGATTATTGCCTGAACGAACTTGGAGGGAAAATGGTAGCAGATGGGATCTTTGTTAGTTCAAGACGCAATGCTGATGGTGATTTTGAGTACAGGTTAGTAGTAATTCCAGTCAATAGTTGTGCCCTTTTCCATtttatcttttgttttgtttgttttctctcGCTTGAAATCAAACTCATATTGCCAGTGTTATAGGAGGAATTTGGCTTCTCTGTCCTTATTCCTTAGTTATCTGCATTTTCTTGCATTAAGAGATCCTCAGCCCCTTTATTAATCTAATGATTTTCATAGCTCCCCATCAGcagaactttttatttttaaccaaATTCTCCCTGACCCTTTCTCCTATTGACAAGTAAGAACCACCTCCCTCTcctttatgtgtgtgtgtgtaaacaaAAATATTAACATCCATAGAAATCATCTGTACTGGCTGGAAAACCTTTGAAGAAGTTCCAACTAACAGAAAAGTTTGATGTGAAATGATAAACTATGTGTTCAGCAGAATTGAGTTATGAACTCCAAATTGGACCTATTGACTTGCTGTTATTTACATGTAGTTAGCATGATAGAACATGAGGTTACCCATCCTGTGAGTCTCTGAGATTCATGTAATGAATCTTTTATTCTTCACTCCGTAATGAATCCACCAGAATTCAAACTATGTAGATGTTCATGCAACACATAATTTTCTGGTTTGTTTGTGAGAAGCAAGAGAGGGAAGAGAATAGACAGGAACCAGACAGTGAGTTTTGGCCAGATTAAGAAAGTTAATGCTAAGTTGTTTGTTAAAAGGGTGATGATCTAAGAAATGCTGAGATAAATTTTAAAGAAACTTTGGGTTGGAAGGTTCCAATATAATTTATTTCTTTCTACTGTCAAGTTAATTCTGCTACGTTTAGGCTCAGCCTTCTTTAACTAAGGATGGTAAACTTGATGCATTTATGTTGGGATTAGGTATTATTTTGTGACCTGTCAGCTAAGCCAATGGATGCAACTACAAGCTTTAGTCTATTCGATTGGAAATTGCATACATTGATGTCATGA
Above is a genomic segment from Rosa chinensis cultivar Old Blush chromosome 3, RchiOBHm-V2, whole genome shotgun sequence containing:
- the LOC112192598 gene encoding PHD finger protein At1g33420 isoform X2; its protein translation is MDTLGWSGHPVCGKRYHFIIKADGNSIGGYHKPCMCCGDVVHIYESKCKSCNLDASTDDVEDWVYNQLENTTHLLHGVVHSNGFGHLLRVNGREGGSRMLSGCHIMDFWDRLCKVLGVRMVSVMDVSKKYGLEYRLLHAIIKGHPWYGDWGYEFATGSFALTLDAYNLAVEKLSTLPLSTFLAQRRFPSCIRDIILRYQSLSERELLNIRDLFGFLIKLLHDAPKCSSRVDDAMSKKRRASGVLYSWTKSDVECVEEAMVKVLRAVTGSNWVNQRNLRKAIYKGQPSDLLDYCLNELGGKMVADGIFVSSRRNADGDFEYRLEAGSSASNCSSTSRSLSEENLVLDMRFLYESMLHPQTMMKDLPQETRDLAISCAEKLLDCKQFVKDYKPERMSINDPSVTCLLCRVEFTDESEEYASLDPPPELIVLSNATVSDLKLAASKAFQDVYLTLKRFQAEELVDYGGVDESTQVKKLLGSAEYVRVRGRCNAKSGWSKFSMERGIERWTVECSCGAKDDDGERMLACDVCGVWRHTRCSGIPDSDSVPTNFVCQGCKSSVSVTKNAGPCKDEAVAKVAGESLTAPPGAR
- the LOC112192598 gene encoding PHD finger protein At1g33420 isoform X1 produces the protein MVVNERPQKRMKRRITADLNDFFTFPSSSSPPAATGPFRTAVRDFLSNHALVPPPSSLFPHLMTWQILFRVGDADQLPTTAATDGPDSFPPPVVCLDIVEEDVARSRNVYCDQCRVVGWSGHPVCGKRYHFIIKADGNSIGGYHKPCMCCGDVVHIYESKCKSCNLDASTDDVEDWVYNQLENTTHLLHGVVHSNGFGHLLRVNGREGGSRMLSGCHIMDFWDRLCKVLGVRMVSVMDVSKKYGLEYRLLHAIIKGHPWYGDWGYEFATGSFALTLDAYNLAVEKLSTLPLSTFLAQRRFPSCIRDIILRYQSLSERELLNIRDLFGFLIKLLHDAPKCSSRVDDAMSKKRRASGVLYSWTKSDVECVEEAMVKVLRAVTGSNWVNQRNLRKAIYKGQPSDLLDYCLNELGGKMVADGIFVSSRRNADGDFEYRLEAGSSASNCSSTSRSLSEENLVLDMRFLYESMLHPQTMMKDLPQETRDLAISCAEKLLDCKQFVKDYKPERMSINDPSVTCLLCRVEFTDESEEYASLDPPPELIVLSNATVSDLKLAASKAFQDVYLTLKRFQAEELVDYGGVDESTQVKKLLGSAEYVRVRGRCNAKSGWSKFSMERGIERWTVECSCGAKDDDGERMLACDVCGVWRHTRCSGIPDSDSVPTNFVCQGCKSSVSVTKNAGPCKDEAVAKVAGESLTAPPGAR